One region of Candidatus Rhabdochlamydia sp. T3358 genomic DNA includes:
- a CDS encoding phospho-sugar mutase: MAIPADIQKRAEAWLNSPFDPDTQNQVRLLMQKPQELIDAFFCDLSFGTGGMRGLMGVGTNRLNIYTIQRATQGLANYLNQQKKTGKVVIGFDSRHHSKEFAEEAAKVLAANQIQVFLINELRPTPYISFACRFMQADAAIMITASHNPAQYNGYKVYWSDGGQVVPPHDTGIMQEVEKISQPSQIHLSNLSNPVIQQIGNSLDQPYLQAIAPLQVFPEQDHQTGKDLKITYTSLHGTGSTIVPQALTQWGFDQIYLVKQQCQPDGSFPTVAFPNPEYKETFTMGLKYMLDTKSDLLIATDPDADRIGIAVLHHNKPTLLDGNQVAAICADYLCEVLSLEHKMPARAAIVTTIVSTQLLKSIAKRHKIAYREVLTGFKYIGELIHKWEKSQESYHFLFGAEESYGYLIGTHARDKDAIVMSCLIAEIALYAKRQNQTLQDRLEKIYQTYGLFQEKQFSMDFAPGKEGMEKIEEIMQHLRQNPLKTIAGIDVLYIEDYQKRIRFTLEPKKEEALELPSSNVLVFGLKDQSRLIIRPSGTEPKIKIYLSTHLDSYSSLEQGIDQCQTHLNTLLTSFKQFIV, from the coding sequence ATGGCAATTCCGGCAGATATTCAAAAACGCGCTGAGGCTTGGCTAAATAGCCCTTTTGATCCTGATACGCAAAATCAAGTACGTTTGCTCATGCAAAAACCGCAAGAGCTCATCGATGCTTTTTTTTGTGATCTTTCTTTTGGAACAGGCGGTATGCGAGGACTAATGGGAGTAGGAACCAATCGTCTAAACATCTATACCATTCAAAGAGCTACCCAAGGTCTAGCAAATTACCTAAATCAACAAAAAAAAACAGGAAAAGTTGTCATTGGATTTGATAGCCGACATCATTCTAAAGAATTTGCAGAAGAAGCCGCAAAAGTACTTGCCGCTAATCAAATTCAAGTCTTTTTAATCAATGAACTAAGACCAACTCCCTATATCTCATTTGCTTGTCGTTTTATGCAAGCAGATGCTGCTATTATGATTACCGCTTCTCATAATCCTGCTCAATACAACGGGTATAAAGTTTATTGGAGTGATGGCGGTCAAGTTGTACCTCCACATGATACAGGCATCATGCAAGAAGTAGAAAAAATATCGCAACCTTCACAAATTCATTTAAGCAACCTTTCTAATCCAGTCATCCAACAAATCGGAAATTCTTTAGACCAACCTTATTTACAAGCAATAGCTCCTCTACAGGTTTTTCCCGAGCAAGACCATCAAACAGGTAAAGATCTGAAGATTACCTACACAAGCCTGCACGGTACTGGTAGCACTATCGTGCCTCAAGCTTTAACACAGTGGGGTTTTGATCAAATCTATCTAGTCAAACAACAGTGCCAACCCGACGGCTCTTTCCCCACTGTTGCTTTTCCAAACCCTGAGTATAAAGAAACATTTACAATGGGTCTAAAATATATGCTAGATACTAAATCTGATCTCTTAATTGCAACAGATCCCGATGCAGATCGGATAGGCATTGCGGTTTTACACCATAATAAACCTACCTTACTTGATGGTAACCAAGTAGCAGCTATTTGCGCAGACTACCTGTGCGAAGTATTGAGTTTAGAGCATAAAATGCCAGCTAGAGCAGCGATTGTTACAACTATTGTTTCAACGCAGCTCTTAAAAAGCATTGCAAAGCGACATAAGATTGCCTATAGGGAAGTTCTCACTGGATTTAAATATATTGGTGAACTAATTCATAAGTGGGAAAAATCTCAAGAAAGCTATCATTTCCTATTTGGCGCTGAGGAATCTTACGGCTATTTAATAGGCACTCACGCAAGAGATAAAGACGCTATTGTCATGTCTTGTTTAATTGCAGAAATTGCGCTCTATGCAAAAAGACAGAACCAAACCCTTCAAGATCGTTTAGAAAAGATTTATCAAACATATGGTCTTTTTCAAGAAAAGCAATTTTCTATGGATTTTGCGCCCGGTAAGGAAGGCATGGAAAAGATTGAGGAAATAATGCAGCACTTAAGACAAAATCCTCTTAAGACAATTGCTGGAATAGATGTGCTCTATATAGAGGACTATCAAAAAAGAATACGTTTTACATTAGAACCCAAGAAAGAAGAAGCTCTAGAGCTGCCCTCTTCTAATGTATTAGTGTTTGGATTAAAAGATCAGAGTCGCTTAATTATACGCCCCTCAGGAACAGAGCCTAAAATAAAAATATACCTATCTACTCATTTAGATTCTTATTCTTCATTAGAACAAGGAATTGATCAATGTCAAACTCATTTAAATACTCTTCTAACCAGCTTTAAGCAATTTATCGTATGA
- the murF gene encoding UDP-N-acetylmuramoyl-tripeptide--D-alanyl-D-alanine ligase codes for MYTCKEIAAYLGICSSNVTAIRGFRQDSRLIQPSDLFFALPGDRVDGHVFLGEVAKKGAVTAIISKQYRGPSYGLSLLAVEDVMDALHLLAQVLFSKRNTRVIAVTGSVGKTTIKEFIATLLSVQFRVAKTPGNANSRIGLPLSLLNADREADIFVVEMGMSQKGQIAKLVSIAPPEIAVITNIGLAHSAYFPEGLESIAQAKAEILSSSKTRLAILGPNVENFSAIKNCLIPKKNYGLSEGLDLHLQAHGKKFCLIEKTECSSFFSLPFQAEHLWENFCGAALIAREFGVCWKKIIEKTKQLKTIPHRFTIVEKKGIIFVDDSYNASLSSMKAAFKSLPKPKGKTIAVLGDMKELGEFTEECHLEVAKYALEVTDILLCLGEDCSLMVELFIKNKRKAYLCHDFQDLYKAVHALAEQGDVVLIKGANSHQLWRILD; via the coding sequence ATGTATACTTGTAAAGAAATTGCAGCTTATTTAGGCATATGTTCCTCCAATGTAACTGCCATACGGGGGTTTCGTCAAGATAGCAGGTTAATTCAACCGAGCGATCTGTTTTTTGCTCTGCCTGGAGATAGGGTGGATGGGCATGTTTTTTTGGGAGAAGTAGCAAAAAAAGGCGCAGTAACAGCTATTATATCCAAGCAGTATAGAGGGCCAAGCTACGGTTTATCTCTATTAGCTGTAGAAGATGTGATGGATGCATTACATCTTTTGGCACAGGTTTTATTTTCAAAGAGAAATACTCGTGTTATTGCTGTTACTGGCTCAGTGGGAAAAACAACCATTAAAGAATTTATTGCAACGCTTTTATCAGTACAATTTAGAGTTGCAAAAACCCCGGGCAATGCCAATTCTCGAATAGGATTACCTCTATCTTTATTAAATGCAGATAGAGAAGCTGATATCTTTGTCGTGGAAATGGGGATGAGTCAAAAAGGGCAAATTGCTAAACTTGTATCGATTGCTCCTCCAGAGATCGCTGTAATTACCAATATAGGTTTAGCTCATAGCGCTTATTTTCCAGAAGGATTGGAATCCATTGCTCAAGCAAAGGCTGAAATTTTATCCTCCAGCAAAACCCGCCTTGCTATATTAGGACCTAATGTAGAAAATTTTTCCGCTATTAAAAACTGCTTAATTCCAAAAAAAAATTATGGTCTATCTGAAGGATTAGATCTCCATTTGCAAGCTCATGGGAAGAAGTTTTGTTTGATAGAAAAAACTGAGTGCTCTTCTTTTTTTTCTCTGCCTTTTCAAGCAGAGCATCTATGGGAAAATTTTTGTGGTGCTGCTCTGATTGCTAGAGAATTTGGCGTTTGTTGGAAAAAGATCATAGAGAAAACCAAACAACTTAAAACTATTCCCCATCGATTTACTATCGTAGAAAAAAAGGGGATTATATTTGTTGACGACTCTTATAATGCCAGCTTGTCTTCCATGAAAGCGGCTTTTAAGTCTTTGCCAAAACCTAAGGGAAAGACCATTGCTGTGCTAGGGGATATGAAAGAGCTCGGAGAGTTTACAGAAGAGTGTCACTTAGAAGTGGCTAAATACGCTTTAGAAGTAACCGATATATTGCTTTGTTTAGGAGAAGATTGTTCTTTAATGGTAGAATTATTTATTAAGAATAAGCGCAAAGCTTACCTATGTCATGATTTTCAAGACCTATACAAAGCTGTACATGCTCTTGCAGAGCAAGGAGATGTTGTTTTGATTAAAGGCGCAAATTCTCATCAATTATGGCGCATTTTGGATTAG
- a CDS encoding metallophosphoesterase: MIRCAHISDLHFAKPSWKINQFFSKRWIGNANFYLRRRSQFCFENIQALPLLFKQLGVSKVLITGDLTTTSDEKEFLMAQAFIQRLEEQGLLVVLLPGNHDQYTKTAFARKTYYHFFPSCFSESTCNLKDDGLTIVEIGNKWSAIVLDTAIATPPLACYGFFSEELEERLKQALKQIAENHSVLILNHFPLIYNETPEKGLKRSEALCDLIKEFPQVNLYLHGHTHRHCIADLRQSGLPIILDSGSIIEKKTGSWNLIELHEKEFWVEGFKIINRKWQPTSRSYFKVNNV, from the coding sequence ATGATTCGCTGCGCTCATATTTCAGATCTGCATTTTGCCAAACCCTCTTGGAAAATCAATCAATTCTTTTCTAAGAGATGGATAGGAAACGCCAATTTTTATCTACGTAGACGTTCCCAATTTTGTTTTGAAAATATACAAGCACTTCCCTTACTTTTTAAACAGCTAGGTGTTTCTAAGGTGCTGATTACAGGGGACCTAACTACTACCTCTGATGAAAAAGAATTTTTAATGGCACAGGCCTTTATTCAAAGACTAGAGGAACAAGGTCTTTTAGTAGTACTTCTTCCAGGTAATCATGACCAATATACAAAAACCGCTTTTGCCCGCAAAACCTATTACCATTTTTTCCCATCTTGCTTTTCTGAATCTACGTGCAATTTAAAAGATGACGGTCTAACAATTGTTGAGATAGGAAACAAATGGTCTGCTATTGTTCTAGATACCGCTATAGCTACACCTCCTCTTGCGTGCTATGGTTTTTTTTCAGAAGAGCTAGAAGAGAGGCTAAAGCAAGCTTTAAAACAAATAGCAGAAAATCATAGTGTATTGATTTTGAATCATTTTCCTCTAATTTACAATGAGACTCCTGAAAAAGGTCTTAAGCGCTCAGAGGCTTTATGTGATCTCATTAAGGAATTTCCTCAGGTTAATTTATACCTACACGGACATACCCATCGTCATTGTATTGCAGATCTTAGACAAAGCGGTTTGCCTATCATTTTAGATAGTGGGTCTATTATAGAAAAAAAAACCGGATCTTGGAATTTGATTGAATTGCATGAAAAAGAATTTTGGGTCGAGGGCTTTAAAATAATTAATAGAAAATGGCAACCTACTTCTCGCTCCTATTTTAAGGTTAACAATGTCTGA
- a CDS encoding YkgJ family cysteine cluster protein yields MSEKWYKEGLRFSCTGCGKCCTGSPGYVWVSDSEVKEIAQFLRISFEECIKKYTRKVAGRLSLLEDYRSYDCVFLKDKSCQIYSSRPKQCRKFPWWPENLKTKKDWEEEAIRCEGINRADAPLISFGEIEKQLDS; encoded by the coding sequence ATGTCTGAAAAATGGTATAAGGAAGGTCTGCGTTTTAGTTGTACAGGGTGCGGTAAATGTTGCACAGGCTCTCCTGGATATGTATGGGTAAGTGATAGCGAAGTAAAAGAGATCGCGCAATTTTTACGGATCAGTTTTGAAGAGTGTATAAAAAAATATACCCGTAAAGTGGCAGGACGATTATCACTTTTAGAAGATTACCGCAGCTATGACTGTGTATTTTTAAAAGATAAGAGCTGCCAGATTTATTCTTCTCGACCTAAACAATGCCGCAAATTTCCTTGGTGGCCAGAAAATCTAAAAACAAAAAAAGATTGGGAAGAAGAGGCTATACGCTGTGAAGGAATAAACCGTGCCGATGCGCCTTTGATCTCTTTTGGAGAAATAGAAAAACAATTAGACTCTTAA
- the groL gene encoding chaperonin GroEL (60 kDa chaperone family; promotes refolding of misfolded polypeptides especially under stressful conditions; forms two stacked rings of heptamers to form a barrel-shaped 14mer; ends can be capped by GroES; misfolded proteins enter the barrel where they are refolded when GroES binds) yields MSTPKELIFAEEARNKLLEGIDQLVDAICNTLGPKGSNVAIESSWGAPSITNHGNNIVKEIELKDQYTNMGIALAKESAAKMKDLCGDGITTSLILLRAIAKNAAKQITSGSSPVHLKRGIEKALDALLHDLKTNAIIIQTQKEIQNIATTSASGDETIGALIAEAIEKVGKNGVITIEESKGIHTTIEIAKGMQFDRGYISSSFCTKEDTLCAKLHNPRILVTDKKISSAQEILPILQSIATSSSELLIIAEDVEADALSTLVINKLKGIIKVSAVKAPSFGDNRHEMLKDIAVLTGAKFISKETGLSLKDATFEHLGSAEKAIVSKDKTIIITDENRSEEIKVRVRQIELEIAEAISYNKEKLEERKAKLTSGAAIIRVGGIIETEAKQKQQIFKDSLNSTRAAIDEGVVIGAGIGLLRASRNVHITLSNEENIGAQILIQACEAPLKQIIINNGLDSAVVFNEILNKEPQFGLNAVTGKVENLLKSGVVDPLKVLRSALQCAVSTAILILFSEILIGSAPEKD; encoded by the coding sequence ATGTCAACGCCTAAGGAACTTATTTTTGCAGAAGAAGCAAGAAATAAATTACTCGAAGGAATAGATCAACTCGTAGACGCTATTTGTAATACATTAGGGCCTAAAGGAAGCAATGTGGCTATAGAATCCTCTTGGGGAGCTCCTAGTATTACTAATCATGGAAACAATATAGTTAAGGAAATTGAGCTAAAAGATCAATACACAAATATGGGGATTGCTTTAGCTAAAGAGAGCGCTGCAAAAATGAAAGACCTCTGCGGGGATGGGATAACCACCAGTTTGATTTTACTACGCGCCATTGCAAAAAATGCTGCTAAACAAATTACATCAGGATCAAGCCCTGTTCATTTAAAGCGAGGAATAGAAAAAGCACTTGATGCCCTTTTACATGATTTGAAGACAAATGCTATTATCATTCAAACACAAAAAGAAATACAAAATATAGCAACAACCTCTGCTTCAGGAGATGAAACTATTGGAGCTCTTATTGCAGAAGCTATTGAAAAAGTAGGGAAAAATGGTGTTATTACTATAGAAGAGAGCAAAGGAATTCATACAACGATTGAAATAGCTAAAGGGATGCAATTTGACCGCGGCTATATTAGTTCCTCTTTTTGCACAAAAGAAGATACATTATGCGCAAAGCTACATAACCCTCGAATTTTAGTCACAGATAAAAAAATCTCATCCGCTCAAGAAATCCTTCCTATTTTGCAATCCATTGCCACCTCTTCTTCTGAATTATTGATTATTGCAGAAGATGTTGAAGCAGATGCTCTTTCCACACTAGTGATCAATAAGCTAAAGGGCATTATTAAAGTTAGTGCAGTAAAGGCGCCTAGTTTTGGGGATAACCGCCATGAAATGCTCAAAGATATTGCTGTACTAACAGGTGCTAAGTTTATTTCAAAAGAAACCGGTTTGTCTTTAAAAGATGCAACTTTTGAGCATCTAGGCTCTGCGGAAAAAGCTATTGTAAGCAAAGATAAAACAATAATCATCACAGACGAAAATAGAAGTGAAGAGATAAAAGTACGTGTCAGGCAGATTGAGTTAGAAATTGCAGAAGCTATTTCTTACAACAAAGAAAAATTAGAAGAGCGTAAAGCTAAGTTGACAAGCGGAGCTGCGATCATTCGTGTAGGGGGTATTATTGAAACAGAAGCCAAACAAAAACAACAAATATTTAAAGACAGTCTCAATTCCACAAGAGCTGCGATTGATGAAGGAGTTGTTATTGGAGCAGGAATTGGACTTTTAAGGGCTAGTCGCAATGTACACATAACTTTAAGCAATGAAGAAAATATCGGAGCGCAGATTTTGATCCAAGCTTGCGAAGCGCCTCTTAAACAAATTATTATTAACAACGGACTCGATAGCGCTGTTGTTTTTAATGAAATTCTAAACAAAGAGCCACAATTTGGGTTGAATGCTGTAACAGGAAAAGTAGAGAATCTTTTAAAAAGCGGTGTCGTTGACCCATTGAAGGTTTTAAGATCTGCTCTACAATGCGCTGTATCAACAGCCATTCTTATTCTTTTCTCAGAAATTTTGATTGGCAGTGCTCCTGAAAAGGACTAA
- the rsmI gene encoding 16S rRNA (cytidine(1402)-2'-O)-methyltransferase yields the protein MLYVVSTPIGNLKDFSFRALDVLKECDYILCEDTRHSQILLNHYSIKKPLKSFHRFNERMRLENILEDLANGKNIALISDAGTPAISDPGLQLISECRQKKIPMTTIPGACALIAALLLSGFSSTIFQFLGFVPKKEKERSLILKTALEYRGTSIFYETPHQIQKTLSHLQKLDNTRLLCIVREATKLYEESLFGEASSLLDHFQTHIPRGEIVLLISENPQECCLTGDVISHINILQEELNLSRSEAIKIVAKLHQLPKREIYKEDLS from the coding sequence ATGTTATATGTAGTTTCAACTCCTATTGGTAACTTAAAAGATTTTTCCTTTCGCGCACTTGATGTACTTAAAGAATGTGACTATATCTTATGCGAAGACACCCGCCATAGCCAAATCCTCTTAAATCATTACTCGATCAAAAAACCTCTGAAAAGTTTCCATCGTTTTAATGAAAGGATGCGCTTAGAAAATATTTTAGAAGATTTAGCAAATGGGAAAAATATAGCACTCATTTCCGATGCAGGAACTCCTGCCATCTCAGATCCTGGTCTACAACTTATCTCTGAGTGTCGTCAAAAAAAAATCCCCATGACAACAATCCCAGGAGCTTGTGCTTTAATTGCTGCTCTTTTGTTATCTGGCTTTTCATCTACCATTTTCCAATTCCTAGGCTTTGTTCCTAAAAAAGAAAAAGAAAGATCTCTCATCCTCAAGACAGCATTAGAATATAGAGGAACTAGCATCTTCTATGAGACTCCTCATCAAATACAAAAAACCCTATCTCATTTACAAAAACTAGATAATACAAGGCTTCTTTGTATTGTAAGAGAAGCAACTAAGCTGTATGAAGAGAGTTTATTTGGAGAGGCTAGTAGTTTACTCGATCATTTTCAAACACATATCCCTCGTGGAGAAATCGTCTTATTAATTTCAGAAAACCCACAAGAGTGCTGTTTAACAGGTGATGTCATTTCGCATATAAACATACTGCAAGAAGAGCTAAATCTTAGTCGCTCTGAAGCTATTAAAATAGTAGCCAAATTACACCAGCTCCCTAAAAGGGAAATTTACAAAGAAGACCTTAGCTGA
- the mraY gene encoding phospho-N-acetylmuramoyl-pentapeptide-transferase has product MLLIYQYLSSLGIPLHSVFAYSSTRMMLAALTSLLCAIWIGPYCIRRLYALKTGQSIRVEDCPLLAELHQKKKDTPTMGGIFLLFSALISLVLWMDWKSSFTLMLCLLTLGLAVIGGIDDYLKMKLKNSKGMKARTKFLMQLLITLGICSYLYIPQFTQEGLLRPPIAKEWVKKNKTEGEWKVLNTQQYMGYYFVPFIKKPLFKLTGLSLLLGIFLSVFVITGSSNAVNLTDGLDGLASGCLIMVAVVLGIVAFLSNNKEMARYLNILYIEQSGEIAIYLFAVIGATLGFLWYNGFPAQVFMGDIGSLSLGGIIGFCAVLLRRELLLALVGGIFVAETLSVILQVGSYKLRNRKRIFLCTPLHHHFEYKGWPETKVVIRFWIIGLILALLGLASLKFQ; this is encoded by the coding sequence ATTCTTTTAATTTATCAATATTTAAGTAGTTTAGGAATTCCATTACATTCAGTTTTTGCCTATTCATCCACTCGGATGATGCTAGCAGCGTTGACTTCTTTGCTATGCGCTATTTGGATAGGTCCTTACTGTATCAGACGGCTTTATGCCTTAAAAACAGGCCAGTCGATTCGTGTAGAAGATTGTCCTCTTTTAGCAGAGCTTCATCAGAAAAAAAAAGACACCCCAACCATGGGAGGTATTTTTCTTCTATTTTCAGCATTAATTTCCCTTGTTTTGTGGATGGATTGGAAAAGTAGCTTTACCCTTATGCTGTGCTTACTTACTTTGGGTTTAGCCGTTATAGGTGGAATCGATGATTATTTAAAAATGAAGTTAAAAAATTCTAAAGGGATGAAAGCTCGCACCAAATTTCTCATGCAGCTATTGATTACCTTGGGAATTTGTAGTTACCTATACATCCCTCAGTTTACACAAGAAGGCCTCTTGCGCCCACCTATTGCCAAAGAATGGGTAAAAAAAAACAAAACAGAAGGAGAATGGAAAGTATTAAATACACAGCAATACATGGGCTATTATTTTGTTCCTTTTATCAAAAAACCCCTATTTAAGCTAACGGGTTTAAGCTTATTACTGGGGATTTTCTTAAGTGTATTTGTGATCACCGGCTCTTCTAATGCGGTGAATTTAACAGATGGATTAGATGGCTTAGCTTCAGGGTGCCTGATTATGGTAGCGGTTGTATTGGGGATCGTTGCTTTTTTATCAAATAATAAGGAAATGGCTCGCTACTTAAATATTTTATACATCGAACAAAGTGGAGAAATAGCCATCTACCTGTTTGCTGTTATTGGCGCAACGCTTGGCTTTTTATGGTATAATGGGTTCCCGGCTCAGGTGTTTATGGGGGATATCGGCTCATTATCTCTTGGAGGGATCATTGGCTTTTGTGCTGTTTTGTTACGAAGAGAGCTGCTTTTAGCTTTAGTTGGAGGAATATTTGTTGCAGAAACCCTCTCTGTGATCCTACAGGTAGGAAGCTACAAATTGCGCAACCGCAAACGTATTTTTCTATGTACCCCTCTTCATCATCATTTTGAATACAAAGGCTGGCCTGAGACAAAAGTGGTTATTCGCTTTTGGATTATTGGTTTGATTTTAGCATTATTAGGGCTAGCTTCCTTGAAATTTCAGTAG